A genomic window from Brassica oleracea var. oleracea cultivar TO1000 chromosome C8, BOL, whole genome shotgun sequence includes:
- the LOC106312365 gene encoding ferrochelatase-2, chloroplastic — MNCPAMSASASSSRSYSTFRPRPLLPQTSHDSQRSVLQYSRSPSEVFATSPLRLLGKHSLPLRAVVTSKSISSSSAVVSGDEKIGVLLLNLGGPETLDDVQPFLFNLFADPDIIRLPPLFQFLQKPLAQFISVARAPKSKEGYASIGGGSPLRHITDAQAEELSKCLSEKNVPAKVYVGMRYWHPFTEEAIEQIKTDGITKLVVLPLYPQFSISTSGSSLRLLERIFREDEYLVNMQHTVIPSWYQREGYIKAMANLIQNELGKFDFPSQVVIFFSAHGVPLAYVEEAGDPYKAEMEECVDLIMEELDKRSITNAYTLAYQSRVGPVEWLKPYTEEAITELGKKGVENLLAVPISFVSEHIETLEEIDVEYKELALKSGIKNWGRVPALGTEPLFISDLADAVVESLPYVGAMAVSNLEARQSLVPLGSVEELLATYDSQRRELPAPVTMWEWGWTRSAETWNGRAAMLAVLALLVLEVTTGKGFLHQWGILPSS; from the exons ATGAACTGCCCAGCCATGAGTGCATCTGCTTCGTCTTCCCGTTCCTACTCAACGTTTCGTCCTCGTCC ACTGTTGCCACAAACGAGTCACGATTCACAGAGATCTGTGCTGCAGTACTCAAGATCACCTAGTGAGGTGTTTGCTACTTCGCCACTCCGGCTGCTTGGGAAACATTCGTTGCCTTTGAGAGCGGTGGTGACCTCAAAAAGCATTTCATCATCCTCAGCGGTAGTCAGTGGTGATGAGAAAATAGGAGTGCTGTTATTGAACCTTGGAGGCCCCGAGACTCTGGACGATGTGCAACCCTTCTTGTTTAACCTCTTTGCAGACCCG GACATTATAAGATTGCCGCCCTTGTTCCAGTTTCTTCAGAAGCCGTTGGCACAGTTCATATCCGTTGCAAGGGCACCTAAAAGCAAGGAAGGTTACGCGTCAATTGGTGGTGGTTCTCCTCTTCGCCACATCACTGATGCACAG GCTGAAGAATTAAGTAAATGCCTTTCGGAAAAAAACGTCCCAGCAAAGGTATATGTTGGCATGCGTTATTGGCATCCATTCACTGAGGAAGCCATTGAACAG ATAAAAACAGATGGAATTACAAAACTTGTTGTCCTACCACTCTATCCCCAATTTTCGATATCGACTAGTGGCTCAAGCCTAAGACTCTTGGAGAGAATATTCCG AGAGGACGAGTATCTTGTGAACATGCAGCATACTGTTATACCATCATGGTATCAGCGGGAGGGATATATAAAGGCAATGGCAAACTTAATCCAAAACGAGCTGGGAAAATTTGATTTCCCTAGTCAG GTTGTAATATTTTTCAGTGCACATGGCGTGCCTCTTGCATATGTTGAAGAAGCTGGTGATCCGTACAAGGCAGAGATGGAAGAATGCGTCGATCTGATAATGGAAGAATTAGACAAGAGAAGTATAACCAACGCTTACACGCTCGCTTATCAG AGCAGAGTTGGACCTGTGGAATGGCTGAAACCATACACGGAGGAAGCCATCACTGAACTTGGTAAAAAAGGTGTTGAAAATCTTCTGGCTGTACCCATAAG CTTTGTGAGCGAGCACATTGAAACTCTGGAAGAGATAGATGTTGAGTATAAAGAGTTGGCTTTGAAATCTGGTATCAAAAATTGGGGCCGAGTGCCTGCGCTAGGAACAGAGCCTCTGTTTATATCTGACTTAGCAGATGCTGTTGTGGAAAGTCTTCCATATGTTGGAGCTATGGCAGTCTCAAACCTTGAAGCTCGACAG TCGTTAGTACCGCTGGGGAGTGTTGAAGAACTATTGGCGACGTATGATTCACAGAGGAGGGAATTGCCAGCTCCAGTGACGATGTGGGAATGGGGATGGACCCGAAGTGCAGAAACATGGAACGGAAGAGCAGCAATGTTGGCAGTGCTCGCACTCTTGGTTCTAGAAGTAACCACCGGAAAAGGGTTTCTGCATCAGTGGGGCATTCTGCCTTCATCTTAG